In Rahnella sikkimica, the following are encoded in one genomic region:
- a CDS encoding FecCD family ABC transporter permease translates to MSTTTEPALAVKANTDDSVMGRYQNIVRRRLFIMLILVLAIIVSLVIDFIMGPSGLSLGTLWKTLFDAASADPGTRVIVWDIRMPYALMAVAVGMSLGLAGAEMQTILNNPLASPFTLGVSSAAAFGAALAIVLGIGIPGIPDQWFISANAFIFALLAALMLDGITRWTRVASSGVVLFGIALVFTFNALVSLMQFIATEDTLQGLVFWTMGSLARASWVKLGVMLLAFLILLPWSMMSAWKLTALRLGEDRAVSFGIDVRRLRLGTLLRISILSALAVAFVGPIGFIGLVAPHIARLMFGEDHRFYLPASALIGALVLSMASVASKNLVPGVIIPVGIVTSLVGVPFFLSIILRHRGNV, encoded by the coding sequence ATGAGTACAACGACCGAACCCGCGCTGGCGGTGAAAGCCAATACCGACGACAGCGTGATGGGGCGATATCAGAATATCGTCCGCCGCCGTCTGTTCATCATGCTGATCCTGGTGCTGGCGATTATCGTCTCACTGGTGATTGATTTCATTATGGGGCCGTCGGGGTTGTCACTCGGTACGCTGTGGAAAACGCTGTTTGACGCAGCGTCGGCGGATCCGGGCACGCGGGTGATTGTCTGGGATATCCGTATGCCTTACGCGCTGATGGCGGTGGCGGTGGGGATGTCTCTGGGTCTGGCGGGTGCAGAAATGCAAACCATCCTGAACAACCCGCTGGCCAGCCCGTTTACGCTGGGGGTTTCTTCTGCGGCGGCGTTCGGCGCGGCACTGGCTATCGTGCTCGGTATCGGTATTCCGGGGATCCCGGATCAATGGTTTATCTCCGCAAACGCCTTTATCTTTGCGCTGCTCGCCGCGCTGATGCTTGACGGCATCACCCGATGGACGCGCGTCGCCAGTTCCGGCGTGGTGCTGTTTGGTATCGCGCTGGTCTTTACCTTCAACGCACTGGTTTCACTGATGCAGTTCATCGCCACCGAAGACACCTTACAGGGCTTAGTTTTCTGGACGATGGGCAGCCTGGCGCGTGCGTCGTGGGTGAAACTGGGCGTGATGTTGCTGGCGTTTCTGATTTTACTGCCGTGGTCGATGATGAGCGCGTGGAAGCTGACTGCGCTGCGTCTGGGTGAAGATCGCGCGGTGAGTTTTGGTATCGACGTGCGCCGTTTACGTCTGGGCACGTTGCTGCGTATCAGTATTCTTTCCGCGCTGGCGGTGGCGTTTGTCGGGCCGATTGGTTTTATCGGGCTGGTCGCGCCGCACATTGCGCGCCTGATGTTCGGCGAAGATCACCGTTTCTATCTGCCGGCGAGTGCGCTGATTGGTGCGCTGGTGCTGTCGATGGCGTCGGTGGCGTCTAAAAATCTGGTGCCGGGCGTCATTATTCCGGTGGGTATCGTCACCTCGCTGGTCGGCGTGCCGTTCTTCCTCAGCATTATTCTTCGTCACAGGGGGAACGTCTGA
- a CDS encoding porin produces MKRNILALLIPGLLIASGAHAAEVYNKDGNKLDLYGKVKGLHYFSDAPGSDGDQSYVRFGFKGQTQINDLITGYGQWEYNVMANHAESDSKTPSTTGTKTRLGFAGLKFGKYGSVDYGRNYGALYDVEAWTDMFPEFGGDGYTKADRFMTGRTNGVATYRNRGFFGMVDGLNVAVQYQGKNENDSRSSSTANGDGYALSTTYALGDTGVSFGGAFASSDRTTGQSKSTYGKGDKADAWTGGMKYDANGVYLAAMYAETRNMIAITVPGGITGATAGSGFANKTQTFEAVAQYQFENGLRPSLGYVQTKAKDIENVGDADLVKYVDVGATYYFNKNMSAYVDYKINQLSDDNKLALNNDDVTAVGLVYQF; encoded by the coding sequence ATGAAACGTAATATTCTGGCACTTTTAATTCCTGGTTTACTGATTGCATCAGGAGCTCACGCAGCAGAAGTTTATAATAAAGACGGCAATAAACTGGATCTGTACGGTAAAGTTAAAGGGCTGCATTATTTCTCTGACGCACCCGGCAGTGATGGTGACCAGAGTTACGTTCGTTTCGGTTTTAAAGGCCAGACACAAATTAATGATTTGATCACCGGTTACGGCCAGTGGGAATACAACGTGATGGCTAACCACGCGGAATCCGACAGCAAAACCCCAAGCACCACCGGCACTAAAACCCGTCTGGGCTTTGCCGGTTTGAAATTCGGCAAATATGGCTCTGTCGACTATGGCCGTAACTACGGCGCACTGTACGACGTAGAAGCCTGGACCGATATGTTCCCTGAGTTCGGTGGCGACGGTTACACCAAAGCTGACCGCTTCATGACAGGCCGTACTAACGGCGTCGCAACCTACCGTAACCGTGGCTTCTTCGGCATGGTCGATGGTCTGAACGTTGCCGTTCAGTACCAGGGTAAAAACGAAAATGACAGCCGCAGCAGCAGCACCGCGAACGGTGACGGTTATGCCCTGTCGACCACTTACGCACTGGGTGATACCGGCGTGAGCTTCGGCGGCGCATTCGCCTCTTCTGACCGTACAACCGGCCAGAGCAAGTCCACCTACGGTAAAGGCGATAAAGCTGACGCCTGGACCGGCGGCATGAAATACGATGCAAACGGTGTTTATTTAGCCGCTATGTATGCTGAAACCCGTAATATGATCGCCATTACCGTGCCTGGTGGTATTACTGGTGCGACAGCTGGCAGCGGTTTTGCGAATAAAACCCAAACCTTCGAAGCTGTTGCACAATATCAGTTTGAAAATGGCCTGCGTCCATCCCTGGGTTATGTTCAGACCAAAGCGAAAGATATTGAAAACGTCGGTGATGCAGACCTGGTTAAATATGTTGACGTCGGAGCAACCTATTATTTCAACAAAAATATGTCTGCGTATGTTGATTATAAAATCAACCAACTGTCTGATGACAACAAATTGGCTCTGAATAACGACGACGTAACGGCTGTCGGCCTGGTTTATCAGTTCTGA
- the ybiB gene encoding DNA-binding protein YbiB gives MDYTKLIKEVGRGKNHARDLDREQSHALYREILAGDVPDLQLGALLIAFRIKGEAEEEMLGFYSAMEECVMRLQAPANRPLPVVIPTYNGARKQANLTPLLAILLSRLGLPVLVHGVDEDPTRITSAEIFRALGIDAAQSQEQAQQQLDAGNAPVFVPVSVLCPPIEKQLALRWQMGVRNSSHTLAKLITPFVGQDSLRLASVSHPEYVQRVSSFFRQIDGRGLLTQGTEGEVYANPQRFPQTHFIAGGEQSVLAEKQEFADADIPASKDVAATVAFIQGCLNGERAIPQAILNQLACCLVGSCVSGDLAEALMIVEQVF, from the coding sequence ATGGATTACACCAAACTCATCAAAGAAGTCGGACGCGGAAAAAACCATGCCCGCGATCTGGACCGGGAGCAGTCGCACGCGCTGTATCGTGAAATCCTCGCCGGTGACGTACCTGATTTACAGCTCGGCGCGTTGCTGATTGCCTTCCGCATCAAAGGCGAAGCCGAGGAAGAAATGCTCGGTTTTTACAGCGCAATGGAAGAGTGTGTGATGCGTCTTCAGGCACCGGCGAATCGCCCGCTTCCGGTGGTGATCCCGACCTATAACGGCGCACGCAAACAGGCGAACCTCACGCCGCTGCTGGCGATTTTGCTCAGCCGTCTGGGTTTACCTGTGCTGGTTCACGGCGTAGATGAAGACCCGACGCGTATCACCAGCGCCGAGATTTTCCGCGCGCTGGGCATCGACGCCGCCCAATCTCAGGAGCAGGCGCAGCAACAACTCGACGCAGGGAACGCACCGGTTTTTGTGCCGGTTTCCGTTCTGTGTCCGCCTATTGAAAAACAGCTGGCCCTGCGCTGGCAGATGGGCGTGCGAAACAGCAGCCATACGCTGGCAAAACTTATCACGCCATTTGTCGGTCAGGATTCGCTGCGCTTAGCCAGTGTTTCACACCCGGAATATGTGCAGCGCGTTTCCTCCTTTTTCCGCCAGATCGACGGTCGCGGTCTGCTCACGCAGGGAACCGAAGGCGAAGTGTACGCTAACCCGCAGCGCTTCCCGCAGACGCACTTTATCGCCGGTGGCGAACAAAGTGTTCTGGCAGAAAAACAGGAATTTGCTGATGCCGATATTCCGGCCTCGAAAGACGTCGCGGCAACCGTGGCATTTATTCAGGGATGTCTGAATGGCGAACGTGCAATCCCGCAGGCGATCCTGAATCAGCTGGCGTGTTGCCTGGTGGGGAGTTGCGTATCGGGGGATTTGGCGGAAGCGCTGATGATCGTCGAACAGGTGTTTTGA
- a CDS encoding 5'-nucleotidase, lipoprotein e(P4) family, translated as MNKISLCTTSALIMLALSGCAQQKPDAQQKLNDQSVMALNWFQQSGEYQALAYQAFNTAKMAFDNAQPLAGQKKAVIVDLDETMLDNSAYSAWQVKANKPFDSKTWSQWTAARQAAAVPGAVEFANYVNTHGGTMFYVSNRKTSEYAATVDNMNRLGFTGANDKTVLLSSDTSNKQVRFDAVKAAGYHVVLYVGDNLNDFGSATYHQNNDQRRAFVNQNHQQFGTQYIVLPNPLYGDWESGLAKDYNKLSPEAKLSVREQNLKAWSGK; from the coding sequence ATGAACAAAATTTCGCTTTGCACTACCAGTGCGTTGATCATGCTGGCTCTCAGTGGCTGCGCGCAACAAAAGCCGGATGCCCAGCAGAAGCTGAACGACCAATCGGTGATGGCGCTGAACTGGTTCCAGCAATCCGGTGAGTATCAGGCACTGGCGTATCAGGCATTCAACACGGCCAAAATGGCGTTTGACAATGCACAACCGCTGGCAGGACAGAAGAAAGCCGTTATCGTCGATCTTGATGAAACTATGCTTGATAACAGCGCTTACAGCGCGTGGCAGGTCAAAGCGAACAAACCGTTCGACAGCAAAACCTGGTCACAATGGACGGCAGCCCGTCAGGCCGCAGCGGTTCCGGGTGCGGTTGAATTCGCTAATTACGTGAATACCCACGGCGGCACGATGTTCTACGTGTCAAACCGTAAAACCAGCGAATACGCCGCCACCGTCGATAACATGAACCGCCTGGGCTTCACCGGCGCGAATGACAAAACGGTGTTACTGAGCTCCGACACCTCCAACAAACAAGTGCGTTTTGACGCCGTCAAAGCCGCCGGTTACCACGTTGTCCTGTACGTGGGCGACAATCTGAATGACTTCGGTTCCGCCACTTATCATCAGAACAACGATCAGCGCCGCGCCTTCGTAAACCAGAACCATCAGCAGTTCGGCACCCAATATATCGTTCTGCCGAACCCGCTGTACGGTGACTGGGAGAGCGGTCTGGCGAAGGATTACAATAAGTTGTCGCCGGAAGCGAAACTGTCAGTCAGAGAGCAGAATCTGAAGGCGTGGAGTGGGAAGTGA
- the dinG gene encoding ATP-dependent DNA helicase DinG, with protein sequence MALSPAVKNQISQWYKALQQQIPDFIPRAPQREMIAEVAKVFSGDSGRHLAIEAPTGVGKTLSYLIPGIAVSREEEKPLIVSTANVALQDQIFSKDLPLLKKIIPDLKFTGAFGRGRYVCPRNLAAMSNENAQGDLGLFLGDELAPSSGEEQKLCKTLETALSRYEWDGLRDHYQKTIDDPLWIKISTDKANCLSRNCHYFRECPYFVARKEIESADVVVTNHALVMAALESESVLPPAKDLLLVLDEGHHLPEVARDALEVDAEITAVWNHLQLDNFVRQIEQCLALFTPKNPPPLTHPERLQNHCAEMRELLLLIEQSVSQYLPPDQPEAEYRFELGTLPPELTEQCSRLFKLTDGLRSLAEFMVNDLSEKTGKHDIMRLHRAILHMSRMQGYLETMSKLWRLAALDKASNAPIGKWVTRTYFDNQTHLVFHCAGIRVSEQLEKMLWRKVPHVVVTSATLRSLNSFSRIQEMSGLSEKAGDRFVSLDSPFNHVTQGKLVIPQMTLEPVLANEAAHLQEMADFFRTELAKGKHTGQLVLFASNRALQQFVSLLPDLRLMLLVQGDQPRYRLVEEHRKRVSAGTTSVLIGLQSFAEGLDLKGELLTQVHIHKIAFPPVDSPVILTEGEWLKTLKRYPFEVQSLPSASFNLIQQVGRLIRSHECTGEIVIYDRRLLTKSYGSRLLAALPVFPIEQPEMPAPGSVKRPDLLKTAKKEPARRRTRRR encoded by the coding sequence ATGGCGCTTTCCCCCGCAGTAAAAAATCAGATAAGCCAGTGGTATAAAGCCCTGCAACAGCAAATCCCGGATTTCATTCCCCGTGCTCCGCAACGCGAGATGATTGCGGAGGTGGCGAAAGTGTTTTCCGGGGATTCCGGACGGCATCTGGCCATCGAGGCACCCACCGGTGTCGGGAAAACGCTGTCTTATCTGATCCCCGGCATCGCCGTCAGCCGCGAAGAAGAAAAGCCGCTGATTGTCAGCACGGCCAACGTGGCGTTGCAGGATCAGATTTTCAGTAAAGATTTACCGCTGCTGAAAAAAATCATCCCCGACCTGAAATTTACCGGCGCTTTCGGACGCGGGCGCTATGTCTGCCCGCGCAATCTGGCCGCAATGAGCAATGAAAATGCGCAGGGCGATCTGGGGTTATTTCTCGGCGATGAACTTGCGCCTTCCAGCGGTGAAGAGCAGAAACTGTGTAAAACGCTGGAAACCGCACTCTCGCGCTACGAGTGGGACGGTTTACGCGATCACTACCAGAAAACTATCGATGATCCGTTGTGGATTAAAATCAGCACCGACAAAGCCAACTGCCTGAGCCGTAACTGTCACTATTTTCGCGAATGCCCGTATTTTGTGGCACGCAAAGAGATTGAGAGCGCCGATGTGGTCGTCACCAACCACGCGCTGGTGATGGCCGCGCTGGAATCTGAATCCGTGCTTCCGCCCGCCAAAGATTTGCTGCTGGTGCTCGATGAAGGCCATCATTTGCCGGAAGTGGCGCGCGATGCGCTGGAAGTGGATGCAGAAATCACGGCCGTCTGGAACCACCTGCAACTGGACAATTTTGTGCGTCAGATTGAGCAATGTCTGGCGCTGTTTACCCCGAAAAATCCGCCGCCGCTGACCCATCCCGAACGCCTGCAAAACCACTGCGCGGAGATGCGTGAACTGCTGCTGCTGATTGAACAATCGGTGAGCCAGTATTTACCGCCTGACCAGCCGGAAGCGGAGTACCGTTTTGAGCTGGGGACGTTGCCGCCTGAGCTGACCGAACAATGCAGCCGCCTGTTTAAGCTGACCGACGGATTGCGCAGTCTGGCGGAATTCATGGTGAACGATCTCAGCGAAAAAACCGGCAAGCACGACATCATGCGTCTGCACCGGGCGATTTTGCACATGAGCCGTATGCAGGGTTATCTCGAAACCATGAGCAAATTGTGGCGGCTGGCGGCGCTGGATAAAGCGTCGAATGCGCCGATCGGCAAGTGGGTGACGCGTACGTATTTTGATAACCAGACGCATCTGGTGTTTCACTGTGCGGGTATTCGCGTTAGCGAACAGCTGGAAAAAATGCTGTGGCGCAAAGTGCCGCATGTCGTTGTCACCTCCGCGACGCTGCGTTCGCTCAACAGTTTTTCACGTATTCAGGAAATGAGCGGGCTGAGTGAAAAGGCGGGCGACCGTTTTGTCAGCCTGGATTCACCGTTTAACCACGTGACGCAGGGCAAACTGGTGATCCCGCAAATGACACTTGAACCGGTTCTGGCGAACGAAGCGGCGCATTTGCAGGAAATGGCGGATTTCTTCCGCACGGAGCTGGCGAAAGGGAAACATACCGGGCAGCTGGTGTTATTCGCCAGTAACCGCGCCTTGCAGCAATTTGTCTCCTTGCTGCCGGATCTGCGTCTGATGCTGCTGGTACAAGGCGATCAGCCGCGCTATCGTCTGGTCGAGGAACATCGGAAACGTGTTTCTGCGGGTACCACCAGCGTGCTGATTGGCCTGCAATCCTTCGCGGAAGGGTTAGATTTAAAAGGCGAACTGCTGACGCAGGTACATATTCATAAAATCGCCTTCCCGCCGGTGGACAGCCCGGTGATCCTGACGGAAGGCGAATGGCTGAAAACGCTGAAGCGTTATCCGTTTGAGGTGCAAAGCCTGCCGAGCGCATCTTTTAACCTGATCCAGCAGGTCGGGCGATTGATCCGCAGCCATGAATGTACGGGCGAAATCGTGATTTATGACCGGCGCTTGCTGACCAAAAGCTACGGTTCGCGCCTGCTGGCGGCTTTGCCGGTGTTCCCGATTGAGCAACCTGAAATGCCCGCGCCGGGGTCGGTGAAGCGTCCGGATCTCCTTAAAACCGCGAAAAAAGAGCCCGCTCGTCGCCGCACGCGCCGCCGGTGA
- the cirA gene encoding catecholate siderophore receptor CirA has product MAKVKFTPAIKAGLLAQLFAAACPAMAEDVSEVKEKEDQMVVTASAIQQNLKDAPASISVITREDLQKKPVQNLKDVLKDVPGVQITNESDNRQGVSIRGLGSGYTLILVDGKRVNSRNAVFRHNDFDLSWIPAESIERIEVVRGPMSSLYGSDALGGVVNIITRKVGTAWHGTLSADTTVQEHRDRGDSGNGNFFASGPLVDDLLGVKVYGALGKREKDQASSASGSTSQPRIEGYTSRNANVEFSLTPTEDQDMTFGYGMDRQDRDSDTLDKNRIERENYSVGHNGRWGLANTELRFYGENIENKNAETITSKNNSLDGKVVIPLGDYNQFLTFGGEYRNDKLEDGVNMKNGGSTQANQYALFLEDEWRIFESLALTGGVRMDDHENYGVNWSPRAYLVYNATDTVTLKGGWASAFKAPSLLQLSPDWQSTSCRGSCNVVGSKDLKAETSESVEFGMYYAGQEGWLEDVSASATVFQNDIDDMITVIRTANRNLAPTYANFAGFDASGNPIFRYYNVNKARIRGLETEVSLPVTDVLNLKLNYTYNDARDLSNGGNKPLSELPFHTSNATLDWKPWDAWSFYVSANYKGQSRTVTDGNATPGGYTIWNTGGSYQVNKAVKLRAGVLNLTDKDLNRDDYSYNEDGRRYFAAIDYSF; this is encoded by the coding sequence ATGGCTAAGGTCAAATTTACACCGGCAATCAAAGCCGGGCTGCTCGCTCAACTGTTCGCCGCCGCGTGTCCTGCGATGGCGGAAGATGTTTCTGAAGTGAAAGAAAAAGAAGACCAGATGGTGGTGACGGCTTCCGCCATCCAGCAAAACCTGAAAGATGCGCCAGCCAGTATCAGCGTCATCACCCGCGAAGATCTGCAAAAAAAACCGGTTCAGAACCTGAAAGATGTTCTGAAAGATGTGCCGGGAGTACAAATCACCAATGAAAGCGACAACCGTCAGGGCGTCAGTATCCGCGGGCTGGGCAGCGGCTACACCCTGATTCTGGTTGACGGCAAACGCGTGAATTCCCGCAACGCCGTATTCCGCCACAACGACTTCGATTTAAGCTGGATCCCGGCAGAATCAATCGAACGTATCGAAGTGGTGCGCGGGCCGATGTCCTCACTTTATGGTTCCGATGCGCTGGGCGGCGTGGTTAACATCATCACACGAAAAGTCGGCACCGCGTGGCACGGCACATTGAGCGCGGACACCACGGTTCAGGAGCACCGCGATCGCGGCGACAGCGGCAACGGAAATTTCTTCGCCAGCGGTCCGCTGGTTGACGATCTGCTCGGCGTAAAAGTCTACGGCGCGCTGGGTAAACGTGAGAAAGATCAGGCCAGTTCCGCCAGCGGCAGCACCAGCCAGCCACGCATTGAAGGCTACACGTCGCGTAACGCTAATGTGGAATTCTCACTGACGCCAACCGAAGATCAGGATATGACGTTCGGTTACGGAATGGATCGTCAGGACAGAGATTCCGACACGCTGGATAAAAACCGTATTGAGCGCGAAAACTACTCGGTAGGCCACAACGGACGTTGGGGGCTGGCGAATACTGAACTGCGTTTCTACGGTGAAAACATCGAGAACAAAAACGCCGAAACCATCACCTCGAAGAATAATTCCCTCGACGGCAAAGTCGTGATCCCGCTGGGGGATTACAACCAGTTCCTGACGTTTGGCGGCGAGTACCGTAACGATAAACTCGAAGACGGCGTGAACATGAAAAATGGCGGCAGCACGCAGGCCAACCAGTACGCACTGTTCCTCGAAGACGAATGGCGTATTTTCGAAAGCCTCGCGCTGACCGGCGGCGTGCGCATGGACGACCACGAAAACTACGGCGTCAACTGGAGCCCGCGTGCGTATCTGGTCTACAACGCCACCGACACCGTCACTCTGAAGGGCGGCTGGGCATCGGCCTTCAAAGCGCCGTCCCTGTTACAGCTCAGCCCGGACTGGCAAAGTACTTCCTGCCGCGGCAGCTGTAATGTGGTGGGCAGCAAAGACCTGAAAGCAGAAACCAGCGAAAGCGTGGAATTCGGCATGTACTACGCCGGGCAGGAAGGCTGGCTGGAAGATGTGAGCGCCAGCGCCACGGTATTCCAGAACGACATCGACGACATGATCACCGTCATCCGCACCGCCAACCGTAATCTGGCACCGACCTACGCGAACTTTGCCGGTTTTGACGCCAGCGGCAACCCGATCTTCCGTTATTACAACGTCAATAAAGCCCGCATCCGGGGTCTGGAAACCGAAGTCAGCCTGCCGGTCACCGACGTGCTGAATCTGAAGCTGAACTACACCTACAACGACGCGCGCGACCTGAGCAACGGCGGAAATAAACCGTTGTCCGAACTGCCGTTCCATACCAGTAACGCCACGCTGGACTGGAAACCGTGGGACGCCTGGAGTTTCTACGTTTCCGCCAACTACAAAGGCCAAAGCCGCACCGTCACCGACGGCAACGCCACGCCGGGCGGATACACCATCTGGAACACCGGGGGTTCGTATCAGGTGAATAAAGCCGTGAAACTGCGGGCCGGGGTGCTGAACCTGACGGATAAAGACCTGAACCGGGATGACTACAGTTATAACGAGGACGGACGCCGGTACTTTGCGGCGATCGACTATAGTTTCTGA
- a CDS encoding ABC transporter ATP-binding protein produces the protein MSAMLETDPQTLLNAATQGLQIRDFNAGYPKRPVIRNLNVPMLPRGKITVLLGPNGSGKSTLLRSLAGLNRAEGQLLLDGHDLMPMPFARRAEQVVYLPQTLPAGVHLHVLESIIVAQRASGGKGKASEGTDSVMALLRQLGIEHLALSYLDQLSGGQKQLVGLAQSLIRQPSLLLLDEPLSALDLNYQFHVMDLVRKETQKRNIVTVVVVHDINIALRHGDRVLMLKDGNLIADGEPEAVITPESLARVYGVRGRIERCSQGTPQILIDGLVSDPSI, from the coding sequence ATGTCTGCGATGCTCGAAACCGATCCGCAAACGTTGCTCAATGCCGCCACGCAGGGGCTGCAAATCCGTGATTTCAACGCCGGTTATCCGAAGCGTCCTGTGATCCGCAATCTGAACGTACCGATGCTGCCGCGCGGGAAAATCACCGTGCTGCTCGGGCCGAACGGCAGCGGGAAATCCACCTTGCTGCGTTCGCTGGCCGGGCTGAACCGGGCGGAAGGGCAGTTGCTGCTCGACGGCCACGATTTAATGCCGATGCCGTTTGCCCGCCGCGCGGAGCAGGTGGTGTATCTGCCGCAGACGCTGCCCGCCGGTGTCCATCTGCATGTGCTGGAATCCATTATCGTGGCGCAGCGTGCGTCCGGCGGTAAAGGAAAAGCCTCCGAAGGTACAGACAGCGTGATGGCGCTGCTGCGCCAGCTCGGTATTGAACATCTGGCGCTGAGTTATCTGGATCAGCTTTCCGGCGGGCAGAAACAGCTGGTCGGGCTGGCGCAATCGCTGATCCGCCAGCCATCGCTGCTGCTGCTCGATGAACCGCTCAGCGCGCTCGATCTGAACTATCAGTTCCACGTGATGGATCTGGTGCGCAAGGAAACGCAAAAACGCAATATCGTGACGGTGGTGGTGGTCCATGACATCAATATCGCGCTGCGCCACGGCGACCGCGTGCTGATGCTCAAGGACGGTAATCTGATTGCTGACGGCGAGCCGGAAGCGGTGATCACCCCGGAAAGTCTCGCGCGCGTTTACGGTGTGCGCGGGAGAATTGAACGCTGCTCGCAGGGAACGCCGCAGATCCTCATCGACGGACTGGTCAGCGACCCCTCGATTTAA
- a CDS encoding zinc ribbon domain-containing protein YjdM, producing METLPSCPTCKSEFTWQDGEMLNCPECGHVWALAGDAAGDDDTLKVVDANGNLLADGDSVTVIKDLKVKGSSSMLKIGTKVKGIRLVEGDHNIDCKIDGFGQMKLKSEFVKKN from the coding sequence ATGGAAACATTACCAAGTTGCCCGACATGTAAATCTGAATTCACCTGGCAGGACGGTGAAATGCTCAATTGCCCTGAATGTGGGCATGTCTGGGCGCTGGCCGGCGATGCCGCGGGTGATGACGATACGCTGAAGGTTGTCGATGCCAACGGGAATCTGCTGGCGGATGGTGATTCCGTTACAGTAATCAAAGACCTGAAAGTGAAAGGCAGCTCTTCCATGCTGAAGATCGGCACCAAAGTGAAAGGCATCCGTCTGGTCGAAGGCGATCACAATATTGACTGCAAAATTGACGGTTTTGGACAGATGAAACTCAAATCTGAGTTCGTTAAGAAAAACTAA